Proteins found in one Streptomyces sp. CB09001 genomic segment:
- a CDS encoding sodium:solute symporter family protein: MNDGVNGVALAVFIFFFVLVTAMGFLAARWRRAENEHSLDEWGLGGRSFGTWVTWFLLGGDLYTAYTFVAVPAAIYAAGASGFFAVPYTILVYPLIFTFLPRLWSVSHKHGYVTTSDFVRGRFGSKGLSLAVAVTGILATMPYIALQLVGIQAVLDVMGLGGGEDTNWFVKDLPLLIAFGVLAAYTYSSGLRAPALIAFVKDTLIYIVIAVAIIYIPIKLGGFDDIFASASDKFTEAGKGGVVPDAGGQWTYATLALGSALALFMYPHSITATLSSRSREVIRRNTTILPLYSLMLGLLALLGFMAIAAGVKVDNGQLAIPQLFENMFPDWFAGVAFAAIGIGALVPAAIMSIAAANLFTRNIYKDFIKPDATPQQETKVSKLVSLLVKVGALIFVLGMDKTVAINFQLLGGIWILQTFPALVGGLFTRWFHRWALLGGWAVGMIYGTVAAYGVASPTQKHFGGSSDEIPGIGEIGYIGLTAFVLNVLVTVVLTFVLRAVKAPDGIDETKPSDYTADAGDPGVQAELPPATAGSSH; the protein is encoded by the coding sequence ATGAACGACGGCGTGAACGGCGTCGCACTCGCCGTCTTCATCTTCTTCTTCGTCCTCGTCACCGCCATGGGCTTCCTGGCCGCCCGCTGGCGCCGGGCCGAGAACGAGCACAGCCTCGACGAGTGGGGCCTCGGCGGCCGCTCGTTCGGCACCTGGGTCACCTGGTTCCTGCTGGGCGGCGACCTGTACACCGCGTACACCTTCGTGGCCGTCCCGGCGGCGATCTACGCGGCGGGCGCGTCCGGCTTCTTCGCGGTGCCGTACACGATCCTGGTCTACCCGCTGATCTTCACCTTCCTGCCCCGCCTGTGGTCGGTCTCGCACAAGCACGGATACGTGACGACCTCGGACTTCGTGCGCGGACGGTTCGGCTCCAAGGGCCTGTCGCTGGCGGTGGCCGTCACCGGCATCCTGGCGACCATGCCGTACATCGCGCTCCAGCTGGTCGGCATCCAGGCCGTGCTGGACGTGATGGGCCTCGGCGGCGGCGAGGACACCAACTGGTTCGTCAAGGACCTGCCGCTGCTGATCGCCTTCGGTGTGCTGGCGGCGTACACGTACTCGTCGGGGCTGCGCGCGCCCGCGCTGATCGCGTTCGTCAAGGACACGCTGATCTACATCGTCATCGCGGTGGCGATCATCTACATCCCGATCAAGCTGGGCGGGTTCGACGACATCTTCGCGTCGGCGAGCGACAAGTTCACCGAGGCGGGCAAGGGCGGGGTGGTACCGGACGCGGGGGGCCAGTGGACGTACGCGACCCTCGCGCTCGGCTCGGCCCTGGCGCTCTTCATGTACCCGCACTCGATCACCGCCACGCTGTCCTCGCGCAGCCGTGAGGTGATCCGCCGCAACACCACGATCCTGCCGCTGTACTCGCTGATGCTGGGCCTGCTCGCGCTGCTCGGCTTCATGGCGATCGCGGCCGGGGTCAAGGTGGACAACGGCCAGCTGGCGATCCCGCAGCTGTTCGAGAACATGTTCCCGGACTGGTTCGCGGGCGTGGCCTTCGCGGCGATCGGCATCGGCGCCCTGGTCCCGGCGGCGATCATGTCGATCGCGGCCGCGAACCTGTTCACCCGCAACATCTACAAGGACTTCATCAAGCCGGACGCCACGCCGCAGCAGGAGACCAAGGTCTCCAAGCTGGTGTCGCTCCTGGTGAAGGTGGGCGCGCTGATCTTCGTCCTGGGCATGGACAAGACCGTCGCGATCAACTTCCAGCTGCTGGGCGGCATCTGGATCCTGCAGACCTTCCCGGCCCTGGTCGGCGGCCTGTTCACGCGCTGGTTCCACCGCTGGGCGCTGCTCGGCGGCTGGGCGGTCGGCATGATCTACGGCACGGTCGCCGCCTACGGCGTGGCCTCGCCGACGCAGAAGCACTTCGGCGGCTCCTCCGACGAGATCCCCGGAATCGGCGAGATCGGCTACATCGGTCTCACCGCCTTCGTGCTGAACGTCCTGGTCACCGTGGTCCTGACCTTCGTCCTGAGGGCGGTCAAGGCGCCCGACGGCATCGACGAGACCAAGCCGTCCGACTACACGGCGGACGCCGGCGACCCCGGCGTCCAGGCGGAACTGCCGCCGGCCACGGCGGGCAGCTCGCACTAG
- the dasA gene encoding N,N'-diacetylchitobiose ABC transporter substrate-binding protein DasA: protein MKRKLIAAIGIAGMMVSIAACGGDSGDDDKKAGADGYAGETLTVWVMDGSSPDDWQADLAKEFEAKTKAKVKFEIQKWNGIQQKLTTALSEENPPDVFEIGNTQTPAYAKTGGLSDLSDLKGEIGTDWSESLNKSAVFDGKQYAAPWFVVNRVVVYNKKIWADAGIKELPKTRDEFYNDLKTIGEKTDAEPIYLPGQNWYHFVGLVIGEGGELVKKDGDKYVSNLSDPKVAAATETYKKFQALSKAPKDKDEATPQQGEIFAKGKTGSFIGMGWEGATAIATNPAIEKDLGYFTIPGPTADKPEGVFLGGSNLAVAAGSKKQDLAKEFLKLALSDKYEGGLAKANGVIPNKEALQSNLKGNAAAEAAAPAAGTGDTTPLIPEWAAVENDPNPIKTYLTAVMKGKSPAEAAKQVEGEFNKRLAQQQ, encoded by the coding sequence GTGAAGCGCAAGCTTATAGCCGCGATCGGTATCGCGGGCATGATGGTCTCGATCGCCGCGTGCGGGGGCGACAGCGGTGACGACGACAAGAAGGCCGGGGCCGACGGCTACGCCGGCGAGACGCTCACCGTCTGGGTGATGGACGGCTCCTCGCCCGACGACTGGCAGGCGGACCTCGCCAAGGAGTTCGAGGCGAAGACCAAGGCCAAGGTCAAGTTCGAGATCCAGAAGTGGAACGGCATCCAGCAGAAGCTGACCACCGCCCTCTCCGAGGAGAACCCGCCCGACGTCTTCGAGATCGGCAACACCCAGACCCCGGCCTACGCCAAGACCGGCGGCCTCTCCGACCTGAGCGACCTGAAGGGCGAGATCGGCACCGACTGGTCCGAGTCCCTCAACAAGTCCGCCGTGTTCGACGGCAAGCAGTACGCGGCCCCGTGGTTCGTGGTCAACCGCGTCGTCGTCTACAACAAGAAGATCTGGGCGGACGCGGGTATCAAGGAACTGCCCAAGACCCGCGACGAGTTCTACAACGACCTCAAGACGATCGGCGAGAAGACCGACGCCGAGCCGATCTACCTGCCCGGCCAGAACTGGTACCACTTCGTGGGCCTGGTCATCGGCGAGGGCGGCGAGCTGGTCAAGAAGGACGGCGACAAGTACGTCTCCAACCTGTCCGACCCGAAGGTCGCCGCCGCCACCGAGACCTACAAGAAGTTCCAGGCCCTCTCCAAGGCGCCCAAGGACAAGGACGAGGCCACCCCGCAGCAGGGTGAGATCTTCGCCAAGGGCAAGACCGGCTCCTTCATCGGCATGGGCTGGGAGGGCGCCACCGCGATCGCCACCAACCCGGCGATCGAGAAGGACCTCGGCTACTTCACCATCCCCGGCCCCACGGCGGACAAGCCCGAGGGCGTCTTCCTCGGCGGCTCCAACCTGGCCGTCGCCGCGGGCAGCAAGAAGCAGGACCTGGCCAAGGAGTTCCTGAAGCTCGCGCTCTCCGACAAGTACGAGGGCGGGCTGGCCAAGGCCAACGGCGTCATCCCGAACAAGGAGGCGCTGCAGAGCAACCTGAAGGGCAACGCCGCCGCCGAGGCCGCCGCGCCGGCCGCCGGTACCGGTGACACCACGCCGCTGATCCCGGAGTGGGCCGCCGTCGAGAACGACCCGAACCCGATCAAGACGTACCTGACGGCCGTCATGAAGGGGAAGTCCCCGGCCGAGGCCGCCAAGCAGGTCGAGGGCGAGTTCAACAAGCGCCTGGCGCAGCAGCAGTAG
- a CDS encoding helix-turn-helix domain-containing protein, with amino-acid sequence MLRNVAAVLLDGAHPFELGVICEVFGIDRSDEGLPGYDFAVVSAEGPTLGTHVGGLTVSTPYGLERLEEADLIAVPAGSDFVRREYPPELLDALRRATDRGTRVLSVCSGVFVLGAAGLLDGRRCAVHWHHAAELARQHPRARVAPDVLYVDEDPVITSAGTAAGIDACLHIVRKEQGPEVANRIARRMVVPPHRDGGQAQYIERPLPRSSCDTVGEVLAWMEQHLDEEVTVEQLAVRAHMSPRTFARRFQQETGTTPYRWILRQRVLLAQRLLEATDETMDAIAWRAGFGTAAALRHQFTRALGTTPHAYRRTFRGPEAAA; translated from the coding sequence ATGTTGCGGAACGTGGCGGCCGTCCTGCTGGACGGTGCGCATCCCTTCGAACTCGGCGTGATCTGCGAGGTCTTCGGCATCGACCGGAGCGACGAGGGCCTGCCGGGGTACGACTTCGCGGTGGTCTCCGCGGAGGGCCCCACGCTGGGCACCCACGTCGGCGGGCTGACCGTCTCCACGCCGTACGGCCTGGAGCGGCTGGAGGAGGCCGACCTGATCGCGGTGCCGGCCGGCAGCGACTTCGTCCGCCGGGAGTACCCGCCCGAGCTGCTGGACGCCCTGCGCCGGGCGACGGACCGGGGCACACGCGTGCTCAGCGTGTGCTCCGGCGTCTTCGTGCTGGGCGCCGCCGGTCTGCTGGACGGGCGGCGGTGCGCGGTGCACTGGCACCACGCGGCCGAGTTGGCCCGGCAGCACCCGCGGGCCCGGGTCGCACCGGACGTGCTCTACGTCGACGAGGACCCGGTGATCACCTCGGCCGGGACCGCCGCCGGCATCGACGCCTGCCTGCACATCGTCCGCAAGGAGCAGGGTCCGGAGGTCGCCAACCGGATCGCCCGGCGCATGGTGGTGCCCCCGCACCGGGACGGCGGGCAGGCACAGTACATCGAACGGCCGCTGCCGCGCTCCTCCTGCGACACCGTCGGCGAGGTGCTGGCCTGGATGGAGCAGCACCTCGACGAGGAGGTCACGGTCGAGCAGTTGGCGGTCCGGGCGCACATGTCCCCGCGCACGTTCGCCCGCCGCTTCCAGCAGGAGACGGGGACGACCCCCTACCGCTGGATCCTGCGCCAGCGCGTCCTGCTGGCCCAGCGGCTGCTCGAGGCGACGGACGAGACGATGGACGCGATCGCCTGGCGCGCCGGTTTCGGCACGGCGGCGGCCCTGAGGCACCAGTTCACCAGGGCCCTGGGCACCACCCCGCACGCCTACCGGCGCACCTTCCGGGGCCCGGAGGCCGCCGCCTGA
- a CDS encoding carbohydrate ABC transporter permease encodes MKRSLFGRVWPNVTAVVLFIGLVFPVYWMFATAFKPTGDIISEDPVWFPTDVTFEHFKTAIEADHFWTYVSNSLIVTVCAVVFSLVIALAGSFALARMRFKGRRGFIVGFMLAQMAPWEVMVIAIYMIVRDASMLNSLVPLTLFYMMMILPFTILTLRGFVAAVPKELEESAMVDGCTRAQAFRRVILPLLAPGLMSTSMFGFITAWNELPLVLVVNKEAESQTLPLWLTSFQTVFGDNWGATMAASSLFAIPILILFVYLQRKAVSGLTAGAVKG; translated from the coding sequence GTGAAGCGCTCGCTCTTCGGCCGCGTGTGGCCCAACGTCACGGCCGTCGTCCTGTTCATCGGCCTCGTCTTCCCCGTCTACTGGATGTTCGCCACGGCCTTCAAGCCGACCGGTGACATCATCTCGGAGGACCCGGTCTGGTTCCCGACCGACGTCACCTTCGAGCACTTCAAGACCGCGATCGAGGCCGACCACTTCTGGACGTACGTGAGCAACTCGCTCATCGTCACTGTCTGCGCGGTCGTCTTCTCGCTGGTCATCGCGCTGGCCGGGTCCTTCGCCCTGGCGCGGATGCGGTTCAAGGGGCGGCGGGGCTTCATCGTCGGCTTCATGCTCGCCCAGATGGCGCCCTGGGAAGTCATGGTCATCGCGATCTACATGATCGTGCGCGACGCGTCGATGCTGAACAGCCTGGTGCCGCTCACGCTCTTCTACATGATGATGATCCTGCCCTTCACCATCCTGACACTGCGCGGCTTCGTCGCCGCCGTGCCGAAGGAGCTGGAGGAGTCGGCGATGGTCGACGGCTGCACCCGGGCCCAGGCCTTCCGCCGCGTCATCCTGCCGCTGCTCGCGCCGGGCCTGATGTCCACCTCGATGTTCGGCTTCATCACCGCCTGGAACGAGCTGCCGCTCGTCCTGGTCGTCAACAAGGAGGCGGAGTCCCAGACCCTGCCGCTGTGGCTGACCAGCTTCCAGACCGTCTTCGGCGACAACTGGGGCGCGACCATGGCCGCCTCCTCCCTGTTCGCCATCCCGATCCTGATCCTCTTCGTCTACCTCCAGCGCAAGGCCGTCAGTGGCCTGACCGCCGGCGCCGTGAAGGGATAG
- a CDS encoding GNAT family N-acetyltransferase — translation MDFVIRRATAEEYDTLGEITAQAYLRDGLLDFGESDSYLDELRDVARRAAAAEVLVAVADGRVLGGATFVPSGGPMADIARPGEAEIRMLAVAREARGRGAGEALVRACADRARAVEGCRSVVLSTQRTMRTAHRLYERLGFVRTPDRDWNPLPELDDITLLTYELTL, via the coding sequence ATGGACTTCGTGATCCGGCGGGCGACGGCCGAGGAGTACGACACCCTCGGCGAGATCACCGCGCAGGCCTACCTGCGCGACGGCCTCCTCGACTTCGGGGAGAGCGACTCCTATCTGGACGAGCTGCGCGACGTGGCCAGGCGCGCGGCGGCCGCCGAGGTGCTGGTGGCCGTGGCCGACGGCCGGGTGCTCGGCGGCGCGACCTTCGTGCCGTCCGGCGGCCCCATGGCGGACATCGCGCGCCCCGGCGAGGCCGAGATACGCATGCTCGCCGTCGCCCGCGAGGCACGCGGTCGCGGGGCGGGCGAGGCCCTCGTGCGGGCCTGCGCCGACCGCGCGCGGGCCGTCGAGGGCTGTCGGAGCGTCGTGCTGTCGACCCAGCGCACCATGCGCACCGCTCACCGCCTCTACGAGCGCCTGGGCTTCGTCCGCACGCCCGACCGCGACTGGAATCCGCTGCCGGAGCTGGACGACATCACGCTGCTCACCTACGAACTGACGCTCTGA
- a CDS encoding ribonucleotide-diphosphate reductase subunit beta has product MTTETPAQPTTKNLLDPGFELTLRPMRYPDFYERYRDAIKNTWHVEEVDLHSDVADLAKLSPMEQHLIGRLVAFFATGDSIVANNLVLTLYKHINSPEARLYLSRQLFEEAVHVQFYLTLLDTYLPDPEDRAAAFAAVENIPSIREKAEFCFRWMDSVESIDRLETRSDRRRFLLNLICFAACIEGLFFYGAFAYVYWFRSRGLLHGLATGTNWVFRDETMHMSFAFDVVDTVRKEEPELFDDQLREQVTDMLREAVEAELQFARDLCGDGLPGMNTDSMRQYLECVADQRLTRLGFAPVYGSENPFSFMELQGVQELTNFFERRPSAYQVAVEGTVDLSEDF; this is encoded by the coding sequence ATGACCACCGAGACCCCCGCGCAGCCCACCACGAAGAACCTGCTCGACCCCGGCTTCGAGCTGACCCTGCGCCCCATGCGCTACCCGGACTTCTACGAGCGCTACCGGGACGCCATCAAGAACACCTGGCACGTGGAGGAGGTCGACCTCCACTCGGACGTCGCCGACCTCGCGAAGCTCAGCCCCATGGAGCAGCACCTGATCGGCCGCCTTGTGGCCTTCTTCGCCACCGGCGACTCGATCGTCGCGAACAACCTGGTGCTGACCCTCTACAAGCACATCAACTCCCCCGAGGCGCGGCTGTACCTGTCCCGCCAGCTCTTCGAGGAGGCCGTCCACGTCCAGTTCTATCTGACGCTGCTGGACACCTACCTGCCCGACCCGGAGGACCGCGCCGCCGCCTTCGCGGCCGTGGAGAACATCCCGTCCATCCGGGAGAAGGCCGAGTTCTGCTTCCGGTGGATGGACTCGGTCGAGTCGATCGACCGGCTGGAGACGAGGTCCGACCGGCGCCGCTTCCTGCTGAACCTGATCTGCTTCGCGGCCTGCATCGAGGGCCTGTTCTTCTACGGCGCCTTCGCCTACGTCTACTGGTTCCGCAGCCGCGGGCTGCTGCACGGCCTGGCCACCGGCACCAACTGGGTGTTCCGGGACGAGACCATGCACATGTCCTTCGCCTTCGACGTCGTCGACACCGTGCGCAAGGAGGAGCCGGAGCTCTTCGACGACCAGCTCCGGGAGCAGGTCACCGACATGCTGCGGGAGGCCGTCGAGGCCGAGCTGCAGTTCGCGCGCGACCTGTGCGGCGACGGCCTCCCGGGCATGAACACCGACTCGATGCGGCAGTACCTGGAGTGCGTGGCCGACCAGCGTCTGACGCGGCTCGGCTTCGCCCCGGTGTACGGCTCCGAGAACCCCTTCTCCTTCATGGAGCTGCAGGGCGTTCAGGAGTTGACCAACTTCTTCGAGCGGCGCCCCTCGGCGTACCAGGTGGCGGTGGAGGGCACGGTCGACCTGTCCGAGGACTTCTGA
- a CDS encoding GntR family transcriptional regulator: MSTDVSSAENEGGATVRTARVPKYYRLKRHLLDMTRTQTPGTPVPPERTLAAEFDTSRTTVRQALQELVVEGRLERIQGKGTFVAKPKVSQALQLTSYTEDMRAQGLEPTSQLLDIGYITADDRLAGLLDITAGGRVLRIERLRMANGEPMAIETTHLSAKRFPALRRSLVKYTSLYTALAEVYDVHLAEAEETIETSLATPREAGLLGTDVGLPMLMLSRHSQDRTGQPVEWVRSVYRGDRYKFVARLKRPQD; this comes from the coding sequence ATGAGCACCGACGTCAGCAGTGCGGAGAACGAGGGTGGGGCGACCGTCCGTACCGCGCGCGTGCCCAAGTACTACCGTCTGAAGAGGCATCTGCTCGACATGACCCGGACCCAGACCCCGGGCACACCGGTCCCGCCGGAGCGCACCCTGGCCGCCGAGTTCGACACCTCGCGCACCACCGTGCGCCAGGCCCTGCAGGAGCTGGTCGTCGAGGGACGCCTGGAGCGCATCCAGGGCAAGGGCACCTTCGTCGCCAAGCCCAAGGTGTCGCAGGCGCTGCAACTCACCTCGTACACCGAGGACATGCGGGCCCAGGGTCTCGAACCGACCTCTCAGCTGCTGGACATCGGCTACATCACCGCCGACGACCGGCTGGCCGGGCTGCTGGACATCACGGCCGGCGGCCGGGTGCTGCGCATCGAGCGGCTGCGCATGGCCAACGGCGAGCCGATGGCGATCGAGACCACCCACCTCAGCGCGAAGCGCTTCCCCGCCCTGCGCCGCTCCCTGGTGAAGTACACGTCCCTCTACACCGCGCTCGCCGAGGTGTACGACGTCCATCTCGCCGAGGCCGAGGAGACCATCGAGACCTCCCTGGCCACCCCGCGCGAGGCCGGCCTGCTCGGCACCGACGTGGGCCTGCCCATGCTGATGCTCTCCCGGCACTCGCAGGACCGCACCGGTCAGCCGGTGGAGTGGGTGCGGTCGGTCTACCGGGGCGACCGCTACAAGTTCGTGGCCCGCCTCAAGCGACCCCAGGACTAG
- a CDS encoding sugar ABC transporter permease, whose product MTVQTERPPSGPSDVRKADGGGTGGPRARAASRAGALAPYLLLLPAAAATVLLLGWPLVKDGLLSFQNLNMAQLIQHVTEWTGFDNYKEVLTGEDFWRVTLRSIIFTAVNVVLTMVVGGLIGLLLARLGRLMRFVLMIGLVLAWAMPVVAATTVYQWLFAQRFGVVNWVLDKLGWHSMADFSWTGSQFSTFFVVTVLIVWMSVPFVAINLYAATTTIPDELYEAAALDGAGMWRSFTSVTLPFLRPFLYATTFLEVIWIFKAFVQVYTFNGGGPDRLTEILPVYAYIEGVGNQHYGMGAAIAVLTILILLGLTAYYLRIVLKQEEDEL is encoded by the coding sequence ATGACCGTGCAGACCGAACGGCCGCCCTCAGGCCCGTCGGACGTCCGCAAGGCGGACGGTGGGGGAACCGGCGGGCCCAGAGCGAGAGCCGCGTCGCGCGCCGGGGCGCTGGCCCCGTATCTGCTGCTGCTGCCCGCCGCCGCGGCCACCGTGCTGCTGCTCGGCTGGCCGCTGGTGAAGGACGGCCTGCTGTCCTTCCAGAACCTCAACATGGCGCAGCTGATCCAGCACGTCACCGAGTGGACCGGCTTCGACAACTACAAGGAGGTCCTCACCGGCGAGGACTTCTGGCGCGTCACCCTCCGTTCCATCATCTTCACCGCGGTCAACGTCGTCCTCACCATGGTGGTGGGCGGTCTGATCGGACTGCTGCTCGCCCGCCTCGGCAGGCTGATGCGGTTCGTGCTGATGATCGGCCTGGTACTCGCGTGGGCCATGCCCGTGGTCGCCGCGACCACCGTCTACCAGTGGCTCTTCGCCCAGCGCTTCGGCGTCGTCAACTGGGTGCTCGACAAGCTCGGCTGGCACTCCATGGCCGACTTCAGCTGGACCGGCAGCCAGTTCTCGACCTTCTTCGTCGTCACCGTGCTGATCGTCTGGATGTCCGTCCCGTTCGTCGCGATCAACCTGTACGCGGCGACCACCACCATCCCCGACGAGCTGTACGAGGCCGCCGCCCTCGACGGGGCCGGCATGTGGCGCAGCTTCACCTCGGTCACCCTGCCGTTCCTGCGCCCGTTCCTCTACGCGACGACGTTCCTCGAAGTCATCTGGATCTTCAAGGCGTTCGTGCAGGTCTACACGTTCAACGGCGGCGGACCGGACCGTCTCACCGAGATCCTGCCCGTCTACGCCTACATCGAGGGCGTCGGCAACCAGCACTACGGCATGGGCGCGGCGATCGCGGTCCTGACCATCCTGATCCTGCTCGGCCTGACCGCGTACTACCTCAGGATCGTGCTCAAGCAAGAGGAGGACGAGCTGTGA
- a CDS encoding ribonucleoside-diphosphate reductase subunit alpha, producing MTIAPADPASATPVTATGEPDGPGAALLRTLTGLTAGLPGADPGRVAAAALRGRSARADEAELRELATEAAAGLISEDPVYSRLAARLLTIGIRAEAASQGVVTFTDSVATGHREGLIADRTAAFVRLHADRLDALVDPAADDRFGYFGLRTLYSRYLLRHPITRKAVETPQHFLLRVAAGLAEDDTVRAADEVTALYGLMSRLDYLPSSPTLFNSGTRHAQMSSCYLLDSPKDELDSLYDRLHQVARLSKHAGGIGIAYSRVRARGSLIRGTNGHSNGIVPFLKTLDASVAAVNQGGRRKGAAAVYLETWHADVEEFLELRDNTGEDARRTHNLNLAHWVPDEFMRRVDADGTWSLFSPADVPELTDLWGEEFDAAYRRAEEAGLARRTLPARELYGRMMRTLAQTGNGWMTFKDTANRTANQTATPGHVVHSSNLCTEILEVTDDGETAVCNLGSVNLGAFVDTEHGDMDWERLDATVRTAVTFLDRVVDINFYPTEQAGRSNARWRPVGLGAMGLQDVFFRLRLPFDSPGAKALSTRIAERIMLAAYETSADLAERNGPLPAWEKTRTAKGVLHPDHYGVEPAWPERWAALRARMATTGLRNSLLLAIAPTATIASIAGVYECIEPQVSNLFKRETLSGEFLQVNSYLVDDLQRLGVWDARTREALREANGSVQGFTWIPEDVRALYRTAWEIPQRGLIDMAAARTPYLDQAQSLNLFLETPTIGKLSSMYAYAWKQGLKTTYYLRSRPATRIARAAARATAVPVQAAPDPEAVACSLENPESCEACQ from the coding sequence GTGACCATCGCGCCAGCCGATCCGGCTTCAGCGACCCCGGTGACGGCGACCGGGGAACCCGACGGACCCGGTGCCGCCCTGCTGCGGACCCTGACCGGGCTGACCGCCGGCCTCCCCGGCGCCGACCCCGGCCGGGTGGCCGCCGCCGCACTGCGCGGCCGGTCCGCCCGCGCCGACGAGGCCGAGCTGCGCGAGCTGGCCACCGAGGCGGCCGCCGGTCTGATCTCCGAGGACCCGGTCTACTCCCGGCTGGCCGCCCGCCTGCTGACCATCGGCATCCGCGCCGAGGCCGCCTCCCAGGGCGTCGTGACCTTCACCGACTCCGTCGCCACCGGTCACCGCGAGGGCCTGATCGCCGACCGCACCGCGGCCTTCGTACGGCTGCACGCGGACCGCCTGGACGCGCTGGTGGATCCGGCCGCCGACGACCGCTTCGGCTACTTCGGTCTGCGTACGCTCTACAGCCGCTACCTGCTCCGCCACCCGATCACCCGCAAGGCCGTCGAGACGCCCCAGCACTTCCTGCTGCGGGTCGCCGCCGGGCTCGCCGAGGACGACACGGTCCGCGCCGCGGACGAGGTCACCGCCCTGTACGGCCTGATGAGCCGCCTGGACTACCTGCCCTCCTCCCCCACCCTCTTCAACTCCGGCACCCGGCACGCCCAGATGTCGTCCTGCTACCTCCTGGACTCCCCCAAGGACGAGCTGGACTCCCTCTACGACCGCCTCCATCAGGTGGCCCGCCTGTCCAAGCACGCCGGCGGCATCGGCATCGCCTACTCCCGCGTCCGCGCCCGGGGTTCGCTGATCCGCGGCACCAACGGGCACTCCAACGGCATCGTCCCGTTCCTGAAGACGCTGGACGCCTCGGTCGCCGCCGTGAACCAGGGCGGCCGGCGCAAGGGCGCCGCGGCGGTCTACCTGGAGACCTGGCACGCGGACGTCGAGGAGTTCCTGGAGCTGCGGGACAACACCGGCGAGGACGCCCGCCGTACGCACAACCTGAACCTCGCGCACTGGGTGCCGGACGAGTTCATGCGCCGCGTGGACGCCGACGGGACCTGGTCGCTGTTCTCCCCCGCCGACGTGCCGGAGCTGACCGACCTGTGGGGCGAGGAGTTCGACGCCGCCTACCGCAGGGCGGAGGAGGCGGGGCTCGCCCGCAGGACGCTGCCCGCCCGGGAGCTGTACGGCCGCATGATGCGCACCCTCGCGCAGACCGGCAACGGCTGGATGACCTTCAAGGACACCGCCAACCGCACGGCCAACCAGACCGCGACCCCCGGTCACGTCGTCCACTCCTCCAACCTCTGCACGGAGATCCTGGAGGTCACCGACGACGGGGAGACGGCGGTCTGCAACCTGGGCTCGGTCAACCTCGGCGCGTTCGTCGACACGGAGCACGGGGACATGGACTGGGAGCGCCTGGACGCCACCGTCCGCACCGCCGTCACCTTCCTGGACCGGGTCGTCGACATCAACTTCTACCCGACCGAGCAGGCGGGCCGCTCCAACGCCCGCTGGCGCCCGGTCGGCCTCGGCGCGATGGGCCTGCAGGACGTCTTCTTCCGGCTGCGCCTGCCCTTCGACTCCCCCGGGGCGAAGGCCCTGTCCACCCGTATCGCCGAGCGGATCATGCTCGCCGCGTACGAGACCTCCGCCGACCTCGCCGAGCGCAACGGCCCGCTGCCGGCCTGGGAGAAGACCCGTACGGCCAAGGGGGTGCTGCACCCGGACCACTACGGCGTCGAGCCCGCCTGGCCGGAGCGCTGGGCCGCGCTGCGCGCGCGCATGGCGACGACCGGGCTGCGCAACTCCCTGCTCCTGGCCATCGCGCCGACGGCGACCATCGCCTCCATCGCCGGTGTCTACGAGTGCATCGAGCCGCAGGTGTCCAACCTGTTCAAGCGCGAGACGCTGTCGGGCGAGTTCCTCCAGGTCAACTCGTACCTGGTCGACGACCTCCAGCGGCTCGGCGTGTGGGACGCGCGCACCCGTGAGGCGCTGCGCGAGGCGAACGGCTCGGTGCAGGGCTTCACCTGGATTCCCGAGGACGTGCGCGCGCTGTACCGCACCGCCTGGGAGATCCCGCAGCGCGGCCTGATCGACATGGCCGCCGCCCGCACCCCGTACCTCGACCAGGCCCAGTCGCTGAACCTGTTCCTGGAGACGCCGACCATCGGGAAGCTCTCCTCGATGTACGCGTACGCCTGGAAGCAGGGCCTGAAGACCACGTACTACCTGCGCTCGCGTCCGGCGACCCGGATCGCCCGCGCCGCGGCCCGCGCCACCGCCGTCCCCGTGCAGGCCGCCCCGGACCCCGAAGCGGTCGCCTGCTCCCTGGAAAACCCCGAGTCCTGCGAGGCCTGCCAGTAA
- a CDS encoding DUF3311 domain-containing protein → MSEDTEVSREPVVTPVRVVIGLCLVAPFVAMLWVGSYSKTDPAFIGIPFFYWYQMAWVLISTLLTVTAYKLWQRDQRGRAAHSSASSASSAPKGGESR, encoded by the coding sequence ATGTCAGAAGACACAGAAGTGAGCAGAGAACCGGTGGTGACGCCGGTGCGCGTCGTCATCGGGCTCTGTCTTGTCGCACCGTTCGTCGCCATGCTGTGGGTCGGTTCGTACAGCAAGACGGACCCGGCCTTCATCGGCATCCCGTTCTTCTACTGGTACCAGATGGCCTGGGTGCTGATCTCCACCCTGCTGACGGTGACCGCGTACAAGCTGTGGCAGCGCGACCAGCGCGGGCGCGCCGCCCACTCCTCCGCCTCCTCCGCCTCCTCCGCCCCGAAGGGTGGTGAGTCGCGATGA